The nucleotide sequence tcaccacatacaaaattctcaggggaattgacagggtggacaaggatggattatttaacacgagtggcacacgcacaaggggacacaggtggaagctgagtacccaaatgagccacagagacattagaaagaactttttcagtgtcagagtggttagtaaattgaatgcattagagagtgatgtggtggaggctgactccatacacagtttcaagtgtagatatgatagagcccagtaggctcaggaacctgtacaccagttgattgacagttgagaggcgggaccaaagagccagagctcaacatgaCACACCTTTCCCATGATACACCCACTCGCCCCCTGATAAAACgcgaggaggattgactgggaaccaaTCCATAAATGAATGTTCGTTTCACCCAGCAGAAATTGGAGACATGGAAGTAAAACCGACTGAAGAGTCGTGTTCCAGGGGTAACTTTTCACTTTGGAAAGAGAAACGCCCTTAGCCTGCTAAaactcaggggccagattcacgaagtagttacgcaagcacttacgaacctgtacatcttttccctatttttggcggctttgtttacaattattaaacagttaatgagctccgaagcaccaggaagctgtttataacaataacaacagttgattggcaagttttcatgcttgtaaactgtttaataaatgtaaccaaagccgtcaaagattgaggaaagatgtacactttcgtaagtacttgcgtaactgcttcgtgaatctggccccaggttcgtaagtacttacgtaactgcttcgtgaatctggccccaagttcttaagtacttacgtaactgcttcgtgaatctagccccaggttcgtaagtacgtgcgtaactacttcgtgaatctggccccagatgtgtACCCCAAAACCCACCtttatagagagaaagagagaagagagagagagcgatccCATAGTATTCCAGACTTCACATTGAGGCagcgacgagagagagagagatcccaggAGTGTTGCAAACTTGAAAGACATTGAATTCCTCAGTGTAATTTGCATAATTAGCATTTTATAGCTTTATCTCAAAGGGTATTTGCATATGTTAATTCCCCAGCGAGGAGAACTGGTCGCATAGAAGGCCACATTCCAGACGCTCAGTCATCCGTGTAATGAAGACCAAGATTACTTGTCTCTTGATTCTATCGGAACTGTCTGATCTCTGGTTCGAGGCGCGCGCCAAGTGGCTTAGTCGCTCGTTAAGTGGCTTAGTCGCTCGTTAAGTGGCTTATTAGTCGCTCGTTAAGTGTCTTACTAGTCGCTCGTTTAGTGGCTTAGTCGCTCGTTAAGTGGCTTAGTCGCTCGTTAAGTGCCTTAGTCGCTCGTTAAGTGGCTTAGTCGCTCGTTAAGTGGCTTAGTCGCTCGTTAAGTGGCTTACTAGTCGCTCGTTAAGTGTCTTACTAGTCGCTCGTTTAGTGGCTTAGTCGCTCGTTAAGTGCCTTAGTCGCTCGTTAAGTGGCTTAGTCGCTCGTTAAGTGGCTTATTAGTCGCTCGTTAAGTGGCTTATTAGTCGCTCGTTAAGTGGCTTAGTCGCTCGTTAAGTGGCTTAGTCGCTCGTTTAGTGGCTTAGTCGCTCGCTAAGTGGCTTATTAGTCGCTCGTTAAGTGGCTTAGTCGCTCGTTAACTGGCTTAGTCGCTCGTTAAGTGGCTTAGTCGCTCGTTAAGTGGCTTATTAGTCGCTCGTTAAGTGGCTTAGTCACTCGTTAAGTGGCTTAGTCGTTCGTTAAGTGGCTTAGTCGCTCGTTAAGTGGCTTAGTCGCTCGTTAAGTGGCTTAGTCACTCGTTAAGTGGCTTATTAGTTGCTCGTTAAGTGGCTTAGTCGTTTGTTGCCTGCCGGTACAATGTTAGAGTACAATGTTAGGGTACAATGTTAGGGTACAATGTTAGAGTACAATGTTAGAGTACAATGTTAGGGTACAACGTTAGGATACAATGTTAGAGTACAATGTTAGGGTACAATGTTAAGAGTACAATGTTAGGGTACAATGTTAGGGGACAATGTTAGGGTACAATGTCAGGGTACAATGTTAGGGTACAATGTCAGGGTACAATGTTAGGGTACAACGTTAGGGTACAATGTTAGGGTACAATGTTAGGGTACAATGTCAGGGAACAATGTCAGGGTACAATTTTAGGGTACAATGTTAGGGTACAATGTTAGGGTACAATGTCAGGATACAATGTTATTGTACAATGTTAGGGTACAATGTCAGGATACAATGTTATTGTACAATGTTAGGGTACAATGTTAGGGGTACAATGTTAGGGTACAATGTCTGGATACAATGTTAGAGTACAAAGTTTGGGTACAATGTCAGGGTACAATGTCTGCCAAACTCTCTCAATCTTCCCTGCCTTCTGAAGCCCTGTCAAAGAGTTTCATTAGGTTTGTGAGGCAAGATATCATCTCTGAATCATCTCAGAGACGATATCTGATCCATCAAGATATCAGATCTCTTAATGAGGCAAGATATCACCTCTGATCTCGTgttggtgttgtcccgtctctcCATGTAAGCAACTAACCTAATTCTAACAATCTCCTCCATCAATTAACATGGTatgcaaggttaggttaggttaggttaggttaggtttggttaggttaggttaggttaggttaggttaggttaggttaggtcaggttaggttaggttaggttaggtcaggttaggttaggttaggtcaggttaggttaggttaggttaggttaggttaggttaggtcaggttaggttaggttaggtcaggttaggtttggttaggtcaggttaggttaggttaggttaggttaggtcaggttaggtcaggttaggttaggttaggttaggttaggtcaggttaggttaggttaggttaggtcaggttaggttaggttaggttaggttaggttaggtcaggttaggttagcatgtttaatgtctcttatAAGCCTCTTGTATATTGGAATTACAACAGATGTCATTCAACTTTCTTCtttccttattttcagtttccaaaagAGGCTTGCACTCATCTCATTATCCATAGTGTGATTCTGCCTGGTCCGACATCTATGGTCGTATCTAGTTCATGGAGATCCATACGTCCTTATCTCTAGTAACTACAAATTCACCTGGTCGCGCGTGGTTTAATTGCGTTCCATATTATCTAGGTACATGCTCCTGCTCTGTTGTGAAGTCCACCTGGAACTTTTTTGCTGAGCtcgtcacacacctctctgttatTCCTGGTATGTATGTCCTCTCCTACCCTCAGTTCCTCTACTGTTTTTTCTATCGTGATTTGGCTGTGATGAAACTTGGATTTTATCTTTGCCTTAATCTGTCATGTACTTTCGAAATGATATCTCTCCCTTTCTCATTCCTGGAGCTGGATTAAAgaagcagttgcgcaagcacttacgaacctggggctagattcacgaagccgttacgcaagcacttacgaacctggggctagattcacgaagcagttacgcaagtacttacgaacatttacagcttttctcaatctttggcggctttggttacatttattaaacagtttacaagcatgaaaacttcccaatcaactgttgttattgttataaacagcctcctggtgcttcggagctcattaactgtttaataattgtaaacaaagtcgccaacgtttgagaaaagatggacaggttcgtaagtgcttgcgtaagatgCACAAGTTGGTGAGTACTTGCGTAAGATGTACAGGTTGGTGAGTACTTGCGTAAGATGTACAGGTTGGTGAGTAGTTACGTAAGATGTACAGGTTGGTGAGTACTTGCGTAAGATGTACAGGATGGTGAGTACTTGCGTAAGATGTACAGGTTGGTGAGTACTTACGTAAGATGTACAGGTTGGTGAGTACTTACGTAAGATGTACAGGTTGGTGAGTACTTGCGTAAGATAtacaggctcgtaagtgctttcgtaagtTGTTGATAATCCAGGTTCTGGTCCTCTGATACTTTCCTTTCTTCTCTGCTGTTCAGATATTCCTGAAATTTTCCACTCCCTTAGACTTAACTGCTGCGCGCGCacgcctgtgagtgtgtgtgtgtgtgtgtatgtgtgtgtgtgtgtgtgtgtgtgtgtgtgtgtgtgtgtgtgtgtgtgtgtgtgtgtgtgtgtactcacctatttgtactcacctatttgtactcacctatttgtgcttgcaggatcgagcattgactcttggatcctgcctttccagctatcggttgtttacagcaatgactcctgtgtgtgtgtgtgtgtgtgtgtgtgtgtgtgtgtgtgtgtgtgtgtgtgtgtgtgtgtgtgtgtgtgtgtgtgtgtatgtgtgcataaGTGCGCATTTGAGCGTACGTGCGCGCGCATGTAGGCCCATCCACTTATCCGTTCCTTCGCTCGTTCTTTCGCCTTGTTAAACCGAATTTGTAATCATGGTGGCCGCGCCAGTCCTGCCGGCAGCGACCAAGCCTCTCGCCTGCTAACAAGATTACCTGCTGTGTGCAGCAGATCCTGCAATATCCCGCCGCTTgcaaacactttgatatttttgtAAGCTTTTTCGACGTTCAAGATATGGCGAGGAAGTTTTACTTTGCTTAATAAAGCATCTAATGGAATGTTTGGAGAGGTAAGAGAAAATAATAATAAGAGTCTTCATCTCTTGTTACATATTATTCTCTATTCAGATTTATATCCGTAAAAGAGAATGTTTGTTCAAAGGTTGGAGGCTAGACGCCTGTGGGTAGTCTTATCAAACTTTGAACAGGGATTGCTGACGGGTTGATGCCCAACATGGGTGGGTAGTGGTCGGCCACTTGACAAGATTGTTGATATATGTTAGGTTGTTGTTCAGGAATATGTgctcatatatattttttataatgtCCAAACTGTTTTCCATTTTTACTCGATGGAATGATGCCGggtcagcatatatatatatacatcatggtatatatatatatatatatatatatatatatatatatatatatatatatatatatatatatatatatatatatatttatatatatatatatatatatatatatatatatatatatatatatatatatacatgccttctctgccaaagcacagggagaTGGCACTcgcggcacagtgaagttaacgacatcatcaagaggagcctcaccacagctggatgcccagctgaaagagagccccgttacctaacgccccgtaactctgatgctcttattggtcgcccggatggtatcacagtggaagaatggcaagcagttggtatgggactacacgtgcgtatcaaccctggctaacacctacattgacctcagtgttgcacaaccaggtggcgctgccacccacagggaagcagccaaatcccgtaagtacagacagctggatcaccactacaattttgtccccattgcttctgagacactcggcgcctggggtaggaGTGCCACCagatttttgaaggaactgggttctaggctcattgaaacaacaagggaccctagagctgccagctttcttttccagcgcctcagtgtggcgatacagaggggaaatgcgcactgcatccagggttcctgcccgccatctgaggagctggaggaactcgacaacctatgataaccatctttgtaccaTATATATAACTcttttttttgtaacaaagttgaaataaaacatatatgtatgtgtttatacaaaagaatgggggtggtaggagaagataatattagtgttcagtgagaaaccacaaggtctcctctgaatacttgttattttcttctccgaggctatgggtccccacagtgGCACCAGAGGTTGTAACCTCacaacttaatatatatatatatatatatatatatatatatatatatatatatatatatatatatatatatatatatatcttcaggtTCATACGTGTCTTCCTCGCCTTTCTATATATCCCCCTATATtcccatatctccccccccccccttctatttCCTCCCCCATATCTTACGGTTCCTTTCCCATTTTTTTTACCTATCCTCATATCACACTCTTCCCTTTCCCAGCCCTCCTTCGCCTCTCTCTTTAACCTGCATCTTTACTCCCCTGCTCCTCTCCCACCGAGCCCAACCACCTCCACCCTCTATATGGATGGGAACACGCCTTTCCTTACAGTCTAGAAATGATCTCCATTCTCTATCCCTATACAGAGTCAGCCTCGCCTGCCATCCATCCCAGAGCAGAAACTCCCCCTCATTCCCATTCCACAAGCGTCGAGTCCCCACTCCATTTCTCGTCTTTTCAAGCGTGGAGGGTCGCTTCCATTACCATTCTTGATGCAGAGGCAGCCACTAGACCCAGCATTTCCTCACACCCTCGGCACACGACTGGTGCTGCACCGCTAGTAATCCCAGTTACTAGTCCTACACTACTGGTAATGTTAGTCACTAGTGTTGTACCACTGGTAATGTTAGTCACTTGTCTTGTACCACTGGTAACATCAGTCACTAGTGTTGTACCACTGGTAACATCAGTCACTAGTGTTGTACCACTGGTAACATCAGTCACTAGTGTTGTACCACTGGTAATGTTAGTCACTTGTCTTGTACCACTGGTAACTTCAATCACTATAGTCTTGTACCACTGGTAACTTCAATCACTATAGTCTTGTACCACTGGTAACTTCAATCACTATAGTCTTGTACCACTGATACAACTGCGGCAAAATTCTAATTTTAAAATCTTTGCATGTTTTATAGGATTTCAAGGATTTCAAATTTATGATTTTGCATAATAATTTTTCAGTAAAAAAATGACCAATTATCTAATAGTTTAATTGTTCGTGTGTCGGAAAATTTTCACCAAATTGACTGGGAGAAGTCTTCATCAATAGCGATTTGCAAAAGTATTTTCAACAGAAACATTATTGAATCTACTTTAATACAAATCACAAACTtttagatattttttttttataggatTTCTGGTAGTACATAATTTtggattaaatatttacacattgtaTGAACAATTAGAATAGTTATCTCTGGATTCTCATTTTTCACATTCATTTACATTGTGATATAAGGTATGTGAAATATTTTACATTGTATCCAAGGTATTTTACCTTGATGTGAAGATTGCTGAGCTGAAGAGAGTAAGTTCAGTACCCTCATTAAGGTGAGAGTACTGAGAACATTGCTGTCCTCAGTACTCAGTACCTTAATGacacactttacctcatcaccagatgcttgtccctccacaGGTTAAcccactttctgaggtgttcaccttcTTACAAAACCCCGAATACAACTTCTTACTGAAATCACCGTAAGAGAAAGCCCCTTACCTTTGTCTAAATGACCCATAGCGGAAACAATCCTCCCTTCCATGGCTGTCTTGGAGCATCGGGGGAATCTGAAAAGACGGAAATAAATAGATTGAAATGACAGCGTTACAGAGATATATAGATAGGTGTAGAGAAGCTTGAACGGAATCTAACAATGGCAAATTTAGCGAGGTGTTACATGAGTTATCAACTGTCTAAGGTAGTTTAAATTTGGCAGAAATATTGATAGCAATGAGAAAATCCATCTTGAAAAAGCCATATAGATGGTATTTTGACCATTATTATATGCACGAATGAGTGCTGGTTTTGTAATCGTTCAATAAACCAATTATTGCAAGTAACGCATTTTGAGGATTCCTACTTAATgacatagttggcaaaatttataacTAGATATTGTAATTGATATTTGTCCAGTGCTAATTGAGTATTTATGTAGCGAAAATACTTCTGGAAAAGTTTTTCCTGTCGACCTGATGGAAATATTTTCACAATGtttactctctctttctctctctctctctctctctctctctctctctctctctctctctctctctctctctctctctctctctctctctctctctctctctctctctctctctctctctctctctctctctctctagaactAAACATATAATTATAGACTACCCCAGAGCATAACTCCCCTACCCTCTGCTTTATCAAAAATTATGAGCTCTCAATTCCAATAAATGGTCGAAGTACCTTAACCACTTTCTCTCCCCTGCTCCCCTttacctcttccttcccttcccttcccttaccccattcctccccttctcttcctccacctaccacttcctccctccctgtacCCGTTCCTCCATCACTCTACAACACCTTCCTTCACTCTGTCATCCTTTCTCAGTCTTCTTCACCTTTCTTACACCACTAATTTCAGGGTGGAGGACTTTAAGGTAAAATGCTGGTTCTCCTCCACTTCTCTGTTCTCCTCTTCTCTGTCCTCCACTTCTCTGTCCTCCACTTCTCTGTCCTCCACCTCTCTGTCCTCCACCTCTCTGTCCTCCACTTGTCTGTCCTCCACTTCTCTGTCTTCCACCTCTCTGTCCTCCACTTCTCTGTCCTCCACCTCTCTGTCCTCCACCTCTCTGTCCTCCACTTCTCTGTCCTCCACCTCTCTGTCCTCCACCTCTCTGTCCTCCACTTCTCTGTCCTCCACCTCTCTGTCCTCCACCTCTCTGTCCTCCACCTCTCTGTCCTCCACTTCTCTGTCCTCCACTTCTCTGTCCTCCACCTCTCTGTCCTCCACCTCTCTGTCCTCCACTTCTCTGTCCTCCACCTCTCTGTCCTCCACTTCTCTGTCCTCCACCTCTCTGTCCTCCACCTCTCTGTCCTCCACTTCTCTGTCCTCCACCTCTCTGTCCTCCACTCCAGTGATGTAGGCTCTCTTAAGTGTTCTTCTTCGTTATTTTATTACTGTGGAGAATGTGAGAGATTCCCAAGTGTGTCCCTCTATTGTTCAGAAGTGTGTTCTTCTGTTCTCAAGTGTGTCCTGTTGTTCTTAAGTGTGTCTCTATTGTTCAGGAGAGAAATTTTCCCTGCTATCTTATTTTCCTCCCATCTTGATTACTTGTGGAAGTTTGGTTATCTATTTGAAGTTCCAAGATAGCAGACGACAAATTATTTAATTTGTATTCGATAGGTTTAGAACTCAAGTTGGCGccagaggcagagggggggggggagtcagagggggaggaggagagcctGCTCGACCACTCTGCATGTTCCCCTCTTGTTTGGTGTCCATTTCTAGTTGTTGACAAGCGGTTGTCAGTCCTGTTTGAGTCTCGTTCTTGAATACACAGTAAAACACTCAGCAGCACTCAGAGCTTCGGAGGAGAGGTTTTAAAGACATGTCTactccttctccttctcttccgcgtcttctcctgttctcctttCACTGGGAGATGGGAGAGAGACGGAGGAGGATAAAGATGGGAAAGGGAAGAAGGAAGAAGAAGGGTGAGAAGGGGGACGGGGTGAATAAGAATGGAAATAGGGAGAGGAAAGAGAATGAGAGTGGAGCGGAGAAGGATAGAAATATTGATAAAAGGAGATAAAGAGTAGAGAGGAGAGGAAAAGGGAGAAAGAACAAGAATGCAGAAACACGATTAAAAGGCGTGAGGAaatgaggaatagaagaaaggtgGAGAGAATGAGGGggaaagagaaaggagagagagagagagagagagagtagatctctctctctctctctctctctctctctctctctctctctctctctctctctctctctctctctctcttcctatctcTCTCTATGATGTTCTTCATCTTTCTCCATTCCCCTTATTCGTTACAACATCGTGATCTGATGTAGTATGTGGAGTAATACAGTTGTATTAAGTAGTGAGGACGGTATTATTGTTGTATACAATAATGACGAGCAGTGTATGTGTGGTGAAGGGGACAGGGGACGCAGtagcctggtaagtccactacgggctcaccatagcccgtgctacttgccccgctcctgtgccaggtaagtccactacgggctcaccatagcccgtgctacttgccacgctcctgtgccaggtaagtccactacgggctcaccatagcccgtgctacttgccccgctcctgtgccaggtaagtccactacgggctcaccatagcccgtgctacttgccacgctcctgtgccaggtaagtccactaggggctcaccatagcccgtgctacttgccccgctcctgtgccaggtaagtccactacgggctcaccatagcccgtgctacttgccccgctcctgtgccaggtaagtccactacgggatcaccatagcccgtgctacttgccacgctcctgtgccaggtaagtccactaggggctcaccatagcccgtgctacttgccccgctcctgtgccaggtaagtccactacgggctcaccatagcccgtgctacttgccccgctcctgtgccaggtaagtccactacgggatcaccatagcccgtgctacttgcaactttttgctcctagtagctgaatcttaaacaacaacaatgacAGGATTTAGGTAAGATAGTTATCAAGAGTGTTAAGCCAGAAAGAGTAGAAATAGATCTATGGAACACATTACCTGGTGATATATAAGGAATAGGTGCATTGTTTCTAGCGTAGGCTAGATAAATGTTAGCTTTAGGTTGAGAATAAACATTGTCAGCCTAGCATGGTCAATAGGATGTTTTCAACTTTATTTCTATGTTCTTAAGAATGTATTTTTTTGTTCTTAAGTGCATGTTGAGTTCATAGAATGAGTGTATACACAGGATAGAGTGTATATCCGGCAGTATTTAGCTGTATGatacttatcttgaggttatcttgatgttatcttgaggttatcttgatgttatcttgaggttatcttgatgttatcttgatgttatcttgacgttaacttgaggttattttgatgttatcttgaggttaacttgaggttatcttgaggttatcttgatgttatcaTGAAGTTATCTTGATGctgtcttgatgttatcttgatgttatcttgaggttatcttgatattatcttgaggttattttcatGTTATCTTGATGTtgtcttgacgttatcttgatgTTGTTTTGCcgttatcttgatgttatcttgaggttatcttgaggatatcttgaggttatcttgagatgatttcgaggcttagcgtccccgcggcccggtcctcgaccaggccttctttttgttacacatctccaggaagaagcagcccgtagcagctgtctaactcccaggtacctatttactgctaggtgaacaggggcatcagagtgaaagaaactcaggactacgaatcccgagcgctgtccactcagccgtcaggcaatAATTTGATGATTTTCTCAAGTGATGAATATATGTTGAATGAGGCaaaaaggaaggaattatcagggggaaggcGCCAAGTCATTGCGgatatatatagcactgggaagggggtcaggataaggatttgggatgggacggagggaaaggaatggtgccccaaccacttgtggacagtcgggaattgaacgccgacctgcatgaagcgagaccgtcgctctaccgtccagcccaagtgattgggttaTATGAGGCAAGATCACTCTATTTACCTAATGTTAATGATCTATGCCATGTTTCTGTACACAGAAAACGCAAAACAGAATACACACTTGCGTCCACAATAGCATAA is from Procambarus clarkii isolate CNS0578487 chromosome 77, FALCON_Pclarkii_2.0, whole genome shotgun sequence and encodes:
- the LOC138357300 gene encoding DNA ligase 1-like, translated to MYPIKPNISPFNPYILSGTQSLALRTLKRAYITGVEDREVEDREVEDREVEDREVEDREVEDREVEDREVEDREVEDREVEDREVEDREVEDREVEDREVEDREVEDREVEDREVEDREVEDREVEDREVEDREVEDREVEDREVEDREVEDRQVEDREVEDREVEDREVEDREVEDREEENREVEENQHFTLKSSTLKLVV